A single region of the Jatrophihabitans sp. GAS493 genome encodes:
- a CDS encoding response regulator transcription factor, with the protein MTPSPRTPITVALVDDYDVVLRGVANMFDQYRDRILVVELDANESVDDVVDIVLYDSFAQPESDHEEIRVLIANPRARRVVVYTWNFRPDLIDSARRQGVRGYLSKTMPAAELVAALEAVHAGEVIISDPPPRARSAVGLQWPGLGEGLTDRESEILALITQGRSNAEVAALTYLSPNTVKSYIRIIYRKINVASRTQAVLWGVDHGFTPDHHRIDHWRGGP; encoded by the coding sequence ATGACCCCGTCGCCGCGCACTCCGATCACCGTGGCGTTGGTGGACGACTACGACGTGGTACTGCGGGGCGTCGCCAACATGTTCGACCAATATCGTGACCGGATCCTGGTCGTCGAGCTCGATGCCAACGAATCCGTCGACGATGTCGTGGACATTGTTCTGTACGACTCATTTGCCCAACCCGAGTCTGATCACGAGGAGATCCGCGTCCTCATCGCGAATCCCCGCGCCCGCCGGGTTGTCGTCTACACCTGGAACTTCCGACCCGATCTCATCGACAGCGCGCGCCGCCAGGGCGTGCGAGGGTACCTGTCGAAGACCATGCCGGCCGCGGAGTTGGTCGCCGCTCTGGAGGCGGTCCATGCCGGCGAGGTGATCATCAGCGATCCTCCGCCGCGGGCTCGTAGCGCGGTCGGCTTGCAGTGGCCCGGGCTCGGTGAGGGGCTCACCGATCGCGAGTCGGAGATCCTGGCCTTGATCACGCAAGGTCGCAGCAACGCCGAGGTGGCGGCGTTGACCTACCTCAGTCCCAACACGGTCAAGTCCTATATCCGCATCATCTACCGCAAGATCAACGTAGCCAGCCGCACCCAGGCGGTTCTCTGGGGCGTCGATCATGGATTCACCCCGGACCATCACCGGATCGACCACTGGCGCGGCGGACCCTGA
- a CDS encoding MFS transporter, with amino-acid sequence MRRAAVALLAITVGFVLADSAIVTLALPEILQHLGGTVGQVAWVLIAFNLVLALVVVPAALACSRWDPAPLCAGGIAVFAGASALCALAGSMEVLIAARCVQALGGAFAVVGCLELLVAMTDERRGVAAWIAAGVIGTAVGPVLGGVLTEAIAWQAIFVVQVPVAVLAVPAALAARGKAAQRVAADRPAVAPNIALALLSAALTAALFLLILLLVDGWGRSPAVAALAVSTVPIAAVIATPLARRLRATPQAEAAAGCLLVAGGLTALALLPSANLAWTIAPQALIGFGLGLTVDRLTDAALRDRVPRALHGGWTISARHVGVVLGLAILTPVFTADLRDAQVPAQEAITALVLDAPLQTQDKISLARALGDQLTSQRGRVPNVHPAFANLTLTPQERPAANQLERHLNNQIERAATWAFRDSFLIAAALALLALVPLLPWSAMSKRGRARA; translated from the coding sequence ATGCGTCGTGCGGCGGTTGCGTTACTCGCGATAACCGTGGGCTTCGTCCTCGCCGACTCGGCGATCGTCACCCTCGCGCTACCGGAGATCCTGCAGCATCTCGGTGGAACGGTCGGACAGGTTGCCTGGGTGTTGATCGCCTTCAATCTGGTGCTCGCCCTGGTCGTCGTTCCGGCCGCATTGGCTTGTTCGCGGTGGGACCCCGCGCCGCTGTGCGCGGGCGGCATCGCCGTCTTCGCCGGAGCCTCCGCACTCTGCGCGCTGGCGGGCTCGATGGAGGTCCTGATCGCGGCCCGCTGCGTGCAGGCGCTCGGCGGGGCGTTTGCCGTGGTCGGCTGCCTGGAGTTGCTGGTCGCCATGACCGACGAGCGGCGCGGGGTTGCCGCCTGGATCGCCGCCGGAGTGATCGGTACCGCGGTCGGCCCGGTCCTCGGCGGCGTGCTCACCGAAGCCATCGCGTGGCAGGCGATCTTCGTCGTGCAGGTGCCGGTCGCCGTGCTCGCGGTGCCGGCGGCCCTGGCTGCGCGTGGCAAGGCGGCCCAGCGCGTCGCGGCGGATCGTCCAGCCGTGGCGCCGAATATCGCCCTCGCTCTGCTATCTGCCGCCTTGACCGCGGCGCTGTTCCTCCTCATCCTGCTGCTGGTCGACGGGTGGGGACGTTCGCCGGCGGTCGCCGCCCTGGCCGTCTCCACCGTTCCAATCGCGGCCGTCATCGCGACGCCGCTGGCTCGGCGGCTGCGGGCCACACCGCAGGCGGAGGCTGCGGCCGGCTGCCTGCTCGTCGCCGGCGGGTTGACCGCTCTGGCCCTGCTCCCCTCGGCAAATCTGGCCTGGACGATCGCGCCGCAGGCCCTCATCGGTTTCGGGCTGGGGCTGACCGTGGACCGCCTCACCGATGCGGCGCTGCGCGACCGAGTGCCGCGGGCGTTGCACGGCGGATGGACGATCAGTGCTCGGCATGTGGGTGTCGTACTCGGGTTGGCGATCTTGACGCCGGTGTTCACCGCGGATCTGCGTGATGCCCAGGTACCGGCGCAGGAGGCCATCACCGCGCTGGTGCTGGATGCACCGCTGCAGACCCAGGACAAGATCTCGCTCGCCCGGGCGCTCGGTGATCAGTTGACCTCACAACGCGGACGCGTACCCAACGTGCATCCGGCCTTCGCCAACCTCACGCTGACGCCGCAGGAGCGTCCGGCGGCCAACCAACTCGAGCGTCACCTCAACAACCAGATCGAACGCGCCGCCACCTGGGCATTCCGAGACTCGTTCCTCATTGCCGCCGCGCTGGCGCTCCTAGCGCTCGTTCCGTTGCTGCCCTGGTCGGCGATGTCAAAGCGTGGACGGGCGCGGGCATGA
- a CDS encoding helix-turn-helix transcriptional regulator, giving the protein MAIVVDIDVMLARRKLSVGALAELIGITPANLAVLKNGRAKAVRFKTLEALCIALDCQPGDLLRWEDDRSTPGRPAATSASASVHA; this is encoded by the coding sequence ATGGCGATCGTTGTGGATATTGACGTGATGTTGGCCCGGCGCAAGCTGTCGGTCGGTGCGCTGGCCGAACTTATTGGCATCACCCCAGCGAACCTCGCGGTACTCAAGAACGGTCGAGCGAAGGCGGTGCGCTTCAAGACGCTCGAGGCATTGTGTATCGCCCTCGACTGCCAGCCCGGAGACCTGCTGCGCTGGGAGGATGACCGCTCGACACCCGGCCGCCCGGCCGCCACATCTGCGTCGGCTTCCGTCCACGCTTGA